From the Desulfopila inferna genome, one window contains:
- a CDS encoding DmsE family decaheme c-type cytochrome produces MNRKRTFLTVIPLSLLLLSLSLFFSAAGEAQETEPGGFIGAETCIECHESQYESYARSIHSRESIKGPQSQDACETCHGAGALHVEKGGGRDVDIFTFDDDVDPEARSAKCLTCHQTSEGMDLWSHSAHSRNEVSCDGCHDLHVDGVQKPNEPEVCFNCHRDIRVQVSKRSHHPILEGKVNCSSCHSPHGSLSKNLVKADDTQQLCHSCHTDKRGPYIYEHPPVEENCLTCHTSHGSRHLRLLTEKVPNLCQDCHDWSRHPGTPYDAETGFIGESPSNRFFARSCLNCHGTIHGSNTFENHRLTR; encoded by the coding sequence ATGAACAGAAAACGTACTTTTTTAACGGTAATACCACTGAGCCTGCTCCTGCTCTCCCTCTCCTTGTTCTTCAGCGCTGCCGGGGAGGCGCAGGAGACCGAGCCCGGAGGATTTATCGGCGCGGAGACATGTATAGAATGTCATGAAAGCCAATATGAAAGCTATGCCCGGTCAATTCACTCCAGAGAATCGATAAAGGGACCGCAGTCACAGGATGCCTGCGAAACCTGCCATGGCGCCGGTGCACTGCATGTCGAGAAAGGTGGCGGCCGCGATGTCGATATCTTCACTTTTGATGACGACGTCGACCCGGAAGCCCGTTCGGCAAAATGCCTCACCTGCCACCAGACCTCCGAGGGCATGGACTTGTGGAGCCACAGTGCCCACAGCCGCAATGAGGTTTCCTGCGACGGCTGTCATGATCTGCATGTCGACGGAGTGCAAAAACCCAACGAGCCGGAAGTTTGCTTTAACTGCCACCGCGATATCAGGGTTCAGGTTAGCAAACGCTCGCATCATCCGATTCTTGAGGGCAAAGTTAACTGCTCTTCCTGTCACTCACCCCACGGTAGTCTCAGCAAAAATCTGGTGAAAGCCGATGATACTCAGCAGCTCTGTCATTCCTGCCATACCGATAAACGGGGACCGTATATCTATGAACATCCACCGGTCGAGGAGAACTGCCTGACCTGCCACACTTCCCACGGCAGCAGACATTTACGGCTTTTGACTGAGAAAGTACCCAATCTTTGCCAGGATTGCCATGACTGGTCCCGTCATCCCGGAACACCCTATGATGCGGAAACCGGATTCATCGGGGAAAGCCCGAGCAACAGATTTTTTGCCAGGTCCTGCTTGAATTGCCATGGCACTATTCATGGCAGTAATACATTCGAAAACCACAGACTTACTAGATAG
- a CDS encoding MtrB/PioB family decaheme-associated outer membrane protein — MKNRPLMLVATALLILPFGNVLAAGNEGMSGSIELGAQFSDGEDEGAKFQEYQDLDSSIFGDFRFDYFRDSFYFKAEADNAGLDDQYYQLDGGIYQNYDYSLFYDEIPHNISFGARSFYSGLGSDRLTIEATPSSPDTWRSFDYTIDTKRYGADVELFKASPYFLNINVNRQEKDGLRPLGSGSFSGVVEMPEPVDYQTNNFILNGGYRGETMSLKLSGLYSTFDNDNTTLDWENPFLGITEHNSLPMDNDFGKVGATFTWRQLPWMSTLAVSGSYSDLSSDLSIFETGTSIPTGLNRTEFDGDIATTRLSAAYTSRPMDRLDTRVFYKYYDRDNDSSVIDYDDGGNDIHLFDYSKHTAGLEGDYRMTYQTKLSGGYTFEDVERRNRPDGDSNQDNLFFAKLKNTSLDYLTAKVEYTYLNRDTDPDFDLVGLTVFDAAYINQFMQRFDVVSKSKHAVEFAVEVFPLDALDFGLSYTYVKNDYDEVILGRTEDTGHEFYLDFLWRAAKFLTLNGFAGYENYEADSNHYNYQAGAGTPPQTADPTIEDGNPSSFLWTQDRNEDFWTVGLATNIPLMSERLLLGLSFQYQKSDGESGFTSQGPALEPINEYEDYYITTFEAKVKYAMSEALAVNLGYIFEETDYDDLQYLGYDLAPGGTYLTGAYSDHDYDAQVGYVTVQYNF; from the coding sequence ATGAAAAACAGACCATTAATGCTCGTAGCAACAGCCCTGCTCATCCTCCCCTTCGGTAATGTTCTTGCCGCCGGCAATGAGGGTATGAGTGGCTCGATTGAACTAGGAGCACAGTTTTCCGACGGAGAAGATGAAGGCGCAAAATTTCAGGAATATCAAGATCTTGATAGCTCAATATTCGGTGATTTCCGCTTTGATTACTTTCGAGACTCCTTTTACTTCAAAGCCGAGGCTGATAACGCCGGCCTGGACGATCAATACTATCAACTCGACGGCGGTATCTATCAAAACTACGATTATTCACTCTTCTATGATGAAATACCTCACAATATCTCTTTCGGGGCACGATCATTTTATTCAGGATTGGGTTCCGACCGGTTGACCATTGAAGCCACCCCATCAAGCCCCGACACCTGGCGGTCTTTTGATTATACCATTGACACCAAAAGGTATGGCGCCGATGTAGAATTGTTCAAGGCCTCTCCATACTTCTTAAATATCAATGTCAACAGACAGGAGAAAGACGGGTTGCGGCCACTGGGAAGCGGTAGTTTCTCGGGAGTCGTGGAAATGCCTGAGCCGGTAGATTACCAAACGAATAATTTCATTCTGAACGGCGGTTACCGCGGTGAGACGATGTCGCTCAAACTCTCAGGCCTGTACAGCACTTTTGACAACGACAACACCACCCTTGACTGGGAAAACCCGTTTCTGGGAATAACCGAACACAATTCCCTGCCGATGGATAATGATTTTGGCAAAGTCGGGGCCACATTTACCTGGAGACAACTGCCCTGGATGTCAACATTAGCCGTGAGTGGAAGCTATTCCGACCTGTCGAGTGATCTAAGTATCTTTGAGACCGGGACATCAATTCCTACCGGTCTCAACCGCACCGAATTCGATGGAGATATCGCCACCACCAGACTCTCTGCCGCATATACATCCCGTCCCATGGACCGGCTGGATACCAGGGTGTTCTATAAATACTACGACAGAGACAACGATTCGAGTGTCATTGATTACGATGACGGCGGCAATGACATCCATCTCTTCGATTATTCCAAACACACTGCCGGCCTGGAAGGCGATTACCGAATGACATATCAGACCAAACTCAGCGGTGGCTATACTTTTGAAGATGTCGAGCGCCGCAACCGTCCGGATGGCGACAGCAACCAGGACAATCTGTTCTTTGCCAAACTAAAAAATACCAGCCTCGATTACCTGACGGCAAAAGTTGAGTATACATACCTGAACCGGGATACCGATCCTGATTTTGATCTTGTCGGGCTTACCGTTTTCGATGCAGCCTACATCAATCAATTCATGCAGCGTTTCGATGTGGTTTCAAAATCGAAGCATGCAGTTGAATTTGCCGTAGAGGTCTTCCCTCTTGATGCTCTTGATTTTGGTTTGTCCTACACCTATGTCAAAAACGACTACGATGAGGTCATTCTGGGACGTACTGAAGACACCGGTCACGAATTTTATTTGGATTTCCTGTGGCGGGCGGCAAAATTCCTGACCCTGAACGGTTTTGCCGGTTATGAGAACTATGAAGCAGACTCGAACCACTATAACTACCAGGCCGGTGCAGGAACACCGCCGCAGACCGCCGATCCGACCATCGAGGATGGAAATCCCTCCTCGTTTCTCTGGACCCAGGATCGGAATGAAGATTTCTGGACGGTTGGACTCGCCACGAACATACCGCTCATGAGCGAAAGATTACTGCTGGGCCTCTCTTTTCAATATCAGAAATCAGACGGCGAATCAGGCTTTACCAGCCAGGGCCCCGCACTTGAGCCAATTAATGAATACGAGGATTATTACATAACCACCTTTGAGGCCAAAGTGAAATATGCCATGAGCGAAGCTCTGGCCGTGAACCTTGGATATATTTTCGAAGAAACCGATTATGATGACCTGCAGTATCTTGGCTACGACCTAGCCCCCGGAGGAACTTATCTGACCGGAGCCTACAGCGACCATGATTACGATGCTCAGGTCGGCTATGTTACCGTACAATATAACTTCTGA